One genomic region from Amphiprion ocellaris isolate individual 3 ecotype Okinawa chromosome 20, ASM2253959v1, whole genome shotgun sequence encodes:
- the LOC111586777 gene encoding protein LBH-like, translating into MTEVMNSLEPASEDFSGGGAAGDQDSIFPDTHERYPKLSKRLPSIVVEPTDATEVESGELRWPPDEPTSPDSQGERKSPGEQTADVEQPDEDEDSAGVEMQDSN; encoded by the exons ATGACTGAGGTGATGAACTCTCTGGAGCCGGCATCGGAAGACTTCAGCGGTGGAGGAGCGGCAGGAGATCAGGACTCA ATCTTCCCAGATACCCATGAAAGGTATCCCAAGCTGTCCAAGAGGCTTCCCTCCATCGTGGTCGAGCCGACGGACGCCACCGAGGTGGAAAGTGGAGAACTCCGCTGGCCGCCGGACGAGCCGACCTCTCCAGACTCTCAGGGCGAGAGGAAGAGTCCAGGAGAGCAAACTGCAG atgtggaGCAGCCGGACGAGGATGAGGATTCTGCAGGTGTGGAGATGCAGGACTCCAACTGA